Part of the Brevibacillus brevis genome is shown below.
ACTTCTCTCGTCCAGAGTGATTGATTTCCTTGTCCTTGTGGTAAACTTTGTGTTATATTTAAATTAATTTCCTTTTCTATTTCAAGACAAGGAAGAGCAGGTTAATCCTGCTCAGGTTCTATGACATCAATCGTCGTAAGATTTCCGTTTTTTACTTGTTTGATATAACCTGTAGATGTAACGGATCGATCCTCTTTAAATATAGTTGTACCAACAATTGGTGTACTAAATTTTTTAATTTGCAAAAGGGCATCCAAAGCGTTTGCACCTGAAATTTCTTTGTTTTCACTGGTCATTTTTTTGATCATATCACTTGCCATGTAAACGACATCATTGTAGGCTGCAATCAAGGTTAAAGTAGCTGGTTTTCTTCCGTAAGTAGTGCTAAATAATTCCTCCAACTCTTTAATTTTTGGATTCGATAAATCATTTGTATTTTGTGTTACGATGATTCCCTCAGCATCAGCTCCCGCTTGTTTTACAACAGCTTCCCCGATCAGTGTAGCGGCAGTTGTAATTTGCGCATTAATTCCTAATTGGCGGGCTTGTTTTATTGCAAAAGCCTGTTCGCCTGGCTGCGCTTGGATATGCAGGATGTCAGGATTTGCAGACTTAATTTTTATGAGCTGGGCGGAAAAATCTTTTGTTTGCGGTGGATATGACTCAAAAGCAACCACTTCACCACCGTTTTTGGTTATCGTATCTTTAAAGACTTGTGCCGGATAAGTTCCGGAGTCATTGTTGATATACAAAACCGCGCCTCTTTTGACTCCAAATTTTTTCGTAACATATTCAATCGTTTTTTCAACATCAAAATCTGTCAAAATCGTTGACGTACGTGTAAAGTTCCCTAATTTTTTCGTATTCGGGGATCCAGCTCCGGTACTGAGTACCAATACTTTATCTTCTTCGGCAAGTGGTGCGATAGCACTGACAACGGAGCTCCAACCTGAAATGATAATGGGCACTTTATCAATATCAACAAGTTTTCTGTATGCTGTAATCGCACGTTTCGGATCGGC
Proteins encoded:
- a CDS encoding ABC transporter substrate-binding protein, with the translated sequence MNFLYWKKIFIFLLTLLMVVTMVGCANSNQSSGSSPKDNQGTGAAKSYKFGVLVALTGQEAFIGEDLRDAVKLAVKSINDNGGVNGVPLEPVFEDSAADPKRAITAYRKLVDIDKVPIIISGWSSVVSAIAPLAEEDKVLVLSTGAGSPNTKKLGNFTRTSTILTDFDVEKTIEYVTKKFGVKRGAVLYINNDSGTYPAQVFKDTITKNGGEVVAFESYPPQTKDFSAQLIKIKSANPDILHIQAQPGEQAFAIKQARQLGINAQITTAATLIGEAVVKQAGADAEGIIVTQNTNDLSNPKIKELEELFSTTYGRKPATLTLIAAYNDVVYMASDMIKKMTSENKEISGANALDALLQIKKFSTPIVGTTIFKEDRSVTSTGYIKQVKNGNLTTIDVIEPEQD